The Halichondria panicea chromosome 8, odHalPani1.1, whole genome shotgun sequence DNA segment CTCAACCTTAGAATTCGGGATATAGAAAGCAGCTTCAGTGCTGGACGGGGATGCTAAATTGGGACATACGtcccagctacatgtacagtataattatagcctattatatacatgtatatgccaGTTGCAACAATGTCATGTTCTTATACAGCACCGGCTACTGGGCACACGTAGGATCATCTGCCCAACCAGTGGGCACACGGCTGATGGACACATGTCAGCTCAGTACTACTGCCCAAGCCAGTGAGCCGAAAAAAGAAGATCCTTTGTCTTCCTTGCCTCCACCAGTACCAGGTGTAGTAAATCAGCATTGATGCATAAAGCTTTTCTGTTTAACGTTTTAATATTCTAGCCATAGTTCCAATTTAAAGCTTCCTAACTTTATTGGAGCTTATAGTAACCCAGCTACATATATGGAAGGTGAATAGCAGTTTCAGTGTCAGACGGGGGTGCTAAATTGGGACAGTCCcggctacatgtatgtattaaatatcgtatagcgtgaaattttcaaggggcttaattttcgctgtttttgtGGGTTAACAATCCTACATGAAAATGAATTCCACAAAAATTCGCTATAATGTgaaaagattaaaggcgtggctttcGGTAAGCTGTCCAACCCACAagagtgcctcgaaaatttcgcgctatatatacggtatagggCCTATTGTATATATGCCAGTTGTAACAATGTCATGTTCTCATACAGCATTGGCTACTGGGCACACTTCTGCTCAACCAGCGAATGCAGTTCTTCAACAGTTGATGGACAAATATCAGCTCACTACTTTCCAAATCGACCGTGAAATCCAGCAAAAAGACATATCATATTTGGCTGCCTGGTTTGACAATGTGGAGTACTATGTCGATGCGATGGAATTATCACCTGGTGAACAAAGCAATGCCCGGAAAACAGAAAGTAACCACCTAGCCATGATCATGTGTTTGAAAATCTGGAAAAGAAAGAAGCTCTCACAAGCGACATTCAGGGCCCTTCTCGAGATGTTGGTAAAGCTGAAGAAAGGGGAGATTGCTGACAACGTCTGTCATTACATAAAGgtgagtgtttgtgtgcatgtgcctAAATTTGTACTTCGAGCCAAACCTTACATCAATTGTGTGAGTGCACTGTATGTATGTCTAGCCCCTAGACTGTTTCGTGTTCGACATAGCTAGACTCGTAATTAGGCCTTACAACTGTAAAAATGTAGTTAACTAGTATGAAATTTAAAAATCAATAATACCCCTCGACGAACAAGCTGTAGGTGAGGGTATGAAAAATGTTGTGATCTTTGACCTTTTGGACTAAGTTAACGCTTTCAAACGCATTACTTACAAGCTTAATTACTATTGATGTGTTTTCAGGCAATTCTTAGAGttagcattgtgtgtgtttattaaCTAACGCATTATTTTTGAGTCGAGGAACCTCTGctactacacacactacaagaATCTTTGCAAAATCAAAAATCAAAGTTGAGGGTAGTTGGCATAAAATTTATGGGCATAGTTAAGCATTCCTTATAATTGATTGACCACAGATAACACTGTGAGTAATGTTGCGATTCCATGTAAAGCGTACACACCATAATGTATAATTTAGGGAACACTCATGCAACACCTCTGTTCTTTGTTCATTAGTGCTCAGCGAGATTGTGTATTTTGACTGTATTATCTAATTCAATACAGGAAATTCCCACCACATCTGTTGAAGAGggatcacttcgagggatttCTGTGACACGAGGGCAGCAACACATTACTGAACAAGCAGTTCTGTCACCTACCACCGAAGTAGTAGGCCTCTCGAGAAAGCGATTAGTAAGAagcggaagtgggcgtggggacgaggctacagAAGTAGATGCCCTACTATCAAGCAATGGATTGACCTGCACAGACGGGAATAAGGAGTGCAAAGATGACCATATATTAAATATTTCAGAGCAGCTGGAAAAGTGTGAGCTAGTAGCAACGCGGCTGGGATTAACGCCAGCTGAGATTGAAGCCATCGAATATAATAATCGGACCATAGAAATGATGAGATATAAAACTCTTAAGAAATGGAAATGTAAGGCTCTACTCAGTGGAACAGCTACATATCGAGTTCTACTACAAGCTTTGTTGGATTGTGGCTGCAATGACCAAGCAAAGCAAGTGTGCTCACTGCTCAAGGAATCACTAGAATGTCAACATAAAGTTATTAAAATAGATAATTAGACTCCAAAACGTTatattgtgtgttgtgtgtgtttgtttgttttgcttaaaattaatgttgtaaGCCAATATTCAATAAGGAAAAGGTCAGCTATTGTAAAAGTCaaaaactgtaaaaaaaaatcgTAAACAAAAAAGCATTGCAAATAGTGGGAGGGGCTACCTTGCAAAAATAATACCATTCCCAGATCAGAGAATGGCCTACCCAAGAAGTGGTCCAGCCTCTAGAGCAGTAGCTCTAGACCTCATGCTGAGGACCTTCATGAACTCTGCTGACTTCCACACCTCCAACCCCAGGATCTGGGACAACATAGCTAAGCTAGTGCCAGGAACCACTCCACAGCAGGTACttagtacatgcagtagctGCATTGCTATTGTATTTCAAGAAGTGCATTCTATTCATTTAGAGGTATTTAGCTGTGAACAATTGTTTGCACCTAGTTATTTCAAGATCTGGCTATAATTGATATAatttagatataattatatgctcaaAGCTTTAGAgctagtgtatgcatgtatgtaatgtTCACACTGTAGTGTGCTCAGAGGTGGGAAGAGCTTCGATTGACCAACAGTACAGTGGCTGGTGATCTCTCAGGACTGACTGCTACCGGTCGACCCATCTCAAGCCACGGTCGGAAGCAAATCAGCAAACTAGTCCGCTCCATGCTCAATCAGCCATCAAACAGACACGCCCACAACTCTGTACAAGATCACACCCATCACTCGACCTCTCGGCCACCCAGTGTGTTATCAGAACGCTCCAAGAGTTTCACTGAGAGCAGTCCCAGTAGACCCCTTACGGGGGTCGCTGAGAGAAATGGGGGGAATTTCGTGGCCAATTTCTGTCAGACGATGCTAAATGGTACCAACAGTGCAGCTGTGCTGAGAGGAGGTGGGCAGAGGAGTGGCGTGAGGGAGAAGAAGGAGGAGACTGCCAAGGAATCTGCTGGAAATGCCGTAAATGGGTATGTCAATATAATAGTACTTATAAGTATAAAAATATAATGATACGATGCGTAGCCTGATTTTCTGTTTGGTGTACTCTCATGTTTTACTTGTTTACTGGATCTCTTTCCTTGACAGGTCTATTtggaattaattttgtgtgtacTCCCACTTGTTTACTAGATCTTTTTCCTTAATTGACAGGTCTAAAATATCAACTGAAGGATCAGCCACGACTATTGACAGTGGAGGCAGCTCAACCACCATCAAGTGAGCATAATCATTTATTATAATGTTCATCACCTGACTTGCTCAATCTCCCCACAGGACCACCACCTCTGTGGGTGAGCATGGACCTAACATGGTCATCCACGTTTGTGATGACGCAAAGAAACGTGAGCTCCATGTATGTGTTCTATatctagacacacacacatgcagtttcataattattacatgtagtttcacagtatatagtgctatgtatgtacatgcatgcttgcattATCCACATCCTGAAGAGCTCACATTAtcctccctccccccctcctTGCAGTGAAGAAGGACTTTGTGTGCCCCCGTGAGATTCTTGTGAGGGAGATGCACTACTTTACCGAGTACCTCTCCTCCTCTGACACACAGCTCTGGGATGAGGTGGACATCAGTGTGCACTGTGACGTGCCTGTGTTCGACTGGCTCATGAGGTGAGGACCGCAGTCAAAGAATTACTAGTAGCTGTACATGCGAAGGTTGGATCTATGCACTATTTATGGCAATAGTATTAGGCCAAGCTTACCATCAATGGCAGATATTAAGTGCACTAGCTATTTTACAAGTTCAGCAGAAATAGTCAAATCCAACATAAGAAAACgacagccccccccccccacacacacactagataCACAAAGAGAGGTCTGTTGGAGGGTCCGTGTGGTGAGAGACTGGAGGAACCTCAGGAGACCCCCGTCCTAGAGCCTGGCAACGCTATCTCCATCCTCATCTCCTCAGACTTCCTCAAGATGGACACTCTGGTGAGGTCAACTAGCTGGAGCTGGTTACTTTCAAGCATAATTCCAAGACCAGCAATTAACTAGCAAGCTGAGCAATATGCCATacacctatacatgtatgcactgcCACTAAAAATAAGTGTGTTTGCTAAGATAATTAATATTTGTTGTATGGGAGAAAAAATGTTGATTGCTTGTAACATTATATATACCTCCAGGTTGAGTTGTGTCTGGATTATTGCCATAACAATTTGTCGTGTGTAGTAGCTGCACCCTGTAACATGGGCTGCATCAAGGACAAGCTTATTACCAGGctggggtcaaagttcactccACTGGAGGCCGAGAATCTGGTGGACAAAAAGGACAAAGTAAAGAGGTGAGAAAAAGGCACAAAATGCACtcaagtgtgtgtacacttTCGTTCCAGTGTAATTTTTAATTAGTCTTCATTATTGATGCTACTTGAAGATTATAATGTGTTTGGGGTATGACttgtactgtgttgtgtgcagtaAGCTGTTCCTCTACCAGCTGGAGCAGATGTTCCAACCCTCCAACTCCACACCAGAGTGCCCCAACAGTGGGACAACTCTACACAGGTGAGTCAACCTTTTAGGCAGTATTGAAAATTACAGTGATTGTTTTTGTTGCAGATGCAAACACTGTCAGAAGCTACTCACAATACAACAGTATGATACTCTACACTGCATCACTGAAAGGTCAGTCTCAAGAAGTAtctaaatgcatgcatgtactatatgcAACAAACAGTCTGCAAAATATTTTTATATTCTAAATCTACCCATGCAGGCTCACGGTGGATCGCACTGGGCGAGTGGTGTTCTCCCACGAGGCAGACTCATCCTGGGACATCAA contains these protein-coding regions:
- the LOC135340370 gene encoding SANT and BTB domain regulator of class switch recombination-like isoform X4, producing MAYPRSGPASRAVALDLMLRTFMNSADFHTSNPRIWDNIAKLVPGTTPQQCAQRWEELRLTNSTVAGDLSGLTATGRPISSHGRKQISKLVRSMLNQPSNRHAHNSVQDHTHHSTSRPPSVLSERSKSFTESSPSRPLTGVAERNGGNFVANFCQTMLNGTNSAAVLRGGGQRSGVREKKEETAKESAGNAVNGSKISTEGSATTIDSGGSSTTIKTTTSVGEHGPNMVIHVCDDAKKLKKDFVCPREILVREMHYFTEYLSSSDTQLWDEVDISVHCDVPVFDWLMRYTKRGLLEGPCGERLEEPQETPVLEPGNAISILISSDFLKMDTLVELCLDYCHNNLSCVVAAPCNMGCIKDKLITRLGSKFTPLEAENLVDKKDKVKSKLFLYQLEQMFQPSNSTPECPNSGTTLHRCKHCQKLLTIQQYDTLHCITERLTVDRTGRVVFSHEADSSWDINKHIQSLQKREGLTPRDIYWRLWGVVNTLTCDCCRQHRLLGTL